The Bdellovibrionota bacterium genomic sequence CACCCAAGCCAAGGTTCCACCGTTCTCGATCGACGAAGAGACCGACGCCTCGGAGACGCTGCGTCTGAAATACCGCTACCTCGATCTTCGCCGACCGTCGTTGCAACAAAAACTTCTGCTTCGCCACAAAATCGTGCAATCGATTCGGCGGTACCTGGACGACCACGCGTTCGTCGATGTCGAAACGCCGTTTCTAACAAAATCCACACCCGAAGGCGCGCGCGACTATCTCGTCCCGAGCCGGATTCATTCGGGAAAGTTTTACGCGCTCCCTCAATCTCCGCAGCTCTTCAAACAATTGCTGATGATGGCCGGATTCGATCGTTATTATCAGATCGTCCGCTGCTTTCGGGACGAGGATCTCCGCGCGGACCGCCAGCCGGAGTTCACGCAACTCGATCTCGAGATCAGTTTCGCAACCCCGCAAACCGTTCAGCAGTTGATGGAAGAGCTCTTCTCC encodes the following:
- the aspS gene encoding aspartate--tRNA ligase; amino-acid sequence: MKAHNPLLPDTVRTHTCGDLRRSDVGKTVLLKGWVHRRRDHGGVFFLDLRDRYGLTQVVFRPEETEAHKIAQEIRNEFVVAVAGVVAERPKGMINSKLPTGEVEIVAKGVNVLTQAKVPPFSIDEETDASETLRLKYRYLDLRRPSLQQKLLLRHKIVQSIRRYLDDHAFVDVETPFLTKSTPEGARDYLVPSRIHSGKFYALPQSPQLFKQLLMMAGFDRYYQIVRCFRDEDLRADRQPEFTQLDLEISFATPQTVQQLMEELFS